One region of Peromyscus eremicus chromosome 4, PerEre_H2_v1, whole genome shotgun sequence genomic DNA includes:
- the Znf512b gene encoding zinc finger protein 512B isoform X3, which translates to MTESFCVGGGRRLQGSSKSGSGKGGSRKEVQLPMLQDPPKLGMPVVHSGHTVPSQASLCFDPGNTASDRTEGKKKGRPKAENQALRDIPLSLMNQWKDEFKAHSRVKCPNSGCWLEFPSIYGLKYHYQRCQGGAISDRLAFPCPFCEAAFTSKTQLEKHRIWNHMDHPLPAPKPGPVSRPVTIHRPVGVSKPIGVSKPVTVGKPVGVSKPIGISKPVTVSRPMPVTKPVTVSRPMPVSRPVPVTKPIPVTKPIPITKHMPVTKLVTVTKPVPLTKPVPVSRPIVVSKPVPVSRPIAISRHTPPCKMVLLTKSENKTPRATGKNSNKKRAADSLDTCPILPKQARPENGEYGPSTMGQSVTFQLGTDPSNSSLLPGSRPLMGKEALQPADPTSQPEEDPERTKHRRKQKTPKKFTGEQPSISGTFGLKGLAKAEDKARVHRSKKQEGSGCEEVRKKVLATPVTVSKEAPAPVAHPAPGGGCLAGPRTGGPEEQWQRAIHERGEAVCPTCNVVTRKTLVGLKKHMEVCHKLQEALKCQHCRKQFKSKAGLNYHTMAEHSAKPTDAEASEGGEQEERERLRKVLKQMGRLRCPQEGCGAAFSSLMGYQYHQRRCGKPACEVDSPSFPCTHCGKTYRSKAGHDYHVRSEHTAPPPEEPTDKIPEAEDLLGVERTPSGRIRRTSAQVAVFHLQEIAEDELARDWTKRRMKDDLVPETARLNYTRPGLPTLNPQLLEAWKNEVKEKGHVNCPNDCCEAIYSSVSGLKAHLASCSKGDHLVGKYRCLLCPKEFSSESGVKYHILKTHAENWFRTSADPPPKHKSQNSLMPRKEKKKSLSGGKKRGRKPKERSSEEPASKLPPNRDDWPPGGRDKGARGSTGKKAGTGKAPEK; encoded by the exons ATGACTGAATCCTTCTGTGTTGGAGGAGGCCGCCGGCTTCAAGGGTCCAGCAAAAGTGGATCTGGAAAGGGTGGCAGCCGGAAGGAGGTCCAGCTTCCCATGTTGCAGGACCCACCAAAGCTGG GTATGCCAGTGGTCCACAGTGGACATACAGTCCCTAGCCAGGCCTCACTCTGCTTTGATCCCGGAAACACTGCCAGTGACAggacagaagggaagaaaaaagggaggcCGAAAGCTGAGAACCAAGCTCTCCGAGATATTCCT CTCTCCCTGATGAACCAGTGGAAAGATGAATTCAAGGCACACTCAAGGGTGAAGTGTCCAAACTCAGGGTGCTGGCTAGAGTTCCCTAGCATCTACGGGCTCAAATACCACTATCAGCGGTGCCAAGGG GGTGCTATCTCAGATAGGCTGGCCTTCCCTTGCCCCTTCTGCGAGGCCGCATTCACCTCCAAGACCCAGCTGGAGAAGCACCGGATTTGGAATCACATGGACCATCCCCTGCCTGCCCCTAAGCCTGGCCCAGTCAGCCGACCGGTCACCATCCACCGGCCTGTTGGGGTCAGCAAGCCCATCGGAGTGAGCAAACCTGTTACTGTTGGCAAACCAGTGGGAGTCAGCAAACCCATTGGCATCAGTAAGCCAGTCACAGTCAGCAGGCCCATGCCAGTCACCAAGCCTGTCACAGTCAGCAGGCCCATGCCAGTCTCTAGGCCTGTGCCAGTCACCAAGCCCATCCCAGTCACCAAGCCCATCCCAATCACCAAACACATGCCGGTCACCAAGCTTGTGACAGTTACAAAACCTGTGCCACTCACCAAGCCAGTACCAGTCAGCAGGCCCATTGTGGTCAGCAAGCCAGTGCCGGTCAGCAGGCCTATTGCCATCAGCAGACACACACCACCCTGCAAAATGGTATTGCTGACCAAATCTGAGAACAAAACACCTCGTGCTACAGGCAAGAACAGCAATAAGAAAAG GGCTGCAGACAGTTTGGACACCTGCCCCATCCTGCCCAAGCAGGCAAGGCCAGAGAATGGAGAGTATGGCCCATCCACCATGGGCCAGAGTGTGACTTTCCAGCTGGGAACAGATCCCAGCAACAGCTCCCTACTGCCAGGAAGCAGGCCTTTAATGGGCAAAGAGGCACTTCAGCCTGCAGACCCGACATCCCAGCCAGAGGAGGACCCCGAGCGCACAAAGCACA gaaggaaacagaaaacaccCAAGAAATTCACAGGGGAGCAGCCATCTATCTCAGGGACCTTTGGGCTCAAAG GCCTGGCCAAAGCTGAGGACAAGGCCCGAGTTCATCGCTCCAAGAAACAAGAAGGATCAGGCTGTGAGGAAGTGCGGAAGAAGGTGCTGGCCACCCCTGTCACTGTCAGCAAGGAGGCACCAGCTCCTGTGGCCCACCCAGCCCCAGGTGGGGGCTGCCTGGCAGGACCCAGGACAG GTGGCCCTGAGGAGCAGTGGCAGCGAGCCATCCATGAACGGGGGGAGGCTGTCTGCCCCACCTGCAATGTGGTTACCCGGAAGACCCTCGTGGGGCTCAAAAAACACATGGAAGTATGTCATAAG TTGCAGGAAGCACTCAAATGCCAGCACTGCCGGAAACAGTTCAAGTCTAAGGCTGGTCTCAATTACCACACCATGGCTGAACACAGTGCCAAG CCCACTGATGCTGAGGCCTCTGAAGGGGGAGAACAGGAGGAGCGAGAGAGGCTTCGAAAGGTGCTGAAGCAGATGGGACGCCTACGTTGCCCCCAGGAG GGCTGCGGAGCCGCCTTCTCCAGCCTCATGGGTTATCAGTATCACCAGCGGCGCTGTGGGAAGCCAGCATGTGAGGTAGACAGTCCCTCCTTCCCCTGTACCCACTGTGGCAAGACTTACCGATCCAAGGCTGGCCATGACTATCATGTGCGTTCAGAGCATACAGCCCCG CCCCCTGAGGAGCCCACAGACAAAATCCCTGAGGCTGAGGACCTGCTTGGAGTAGAACGGACCCCAAGTGGTCGCATCCGTCGCACATCGGCCCAGGTTGCCGTGTTCCATCTACAGGAGATTGCAGAGGATGAGCTGGCCCGTGACTGGACCAAACGGCGCATGAAGGATGACCTTGTGCCTGAGACTGCACGG CTCAACTACACTCGGCCAGGCCTCCCTACACTTAACCCTCAGCTGCTGGAGGCATGGAAGAATGAAGTCAAGGAGAAAGGCCATGTGAACTGTCCCAATGAT TGCTGTGAAGCCATCTACTCCAGTGTGTCCGGCCTCAAGGCCCATCTTGCCAGCTGCAGCAAG GGGGACCACCTGGTGGGGAAGTACCGCTGCCTGCTATGTCCCAAAGAGTTCAGCTCTGAGAGCGGTGTCAAGTATCACATCCTTAAGACCCATGCAGAG AATTGGTTCCGGACCTCAGCTGACCCACCTCCCAAACACAAGAGCCAGAACTCCTTGATGcctaggaaagagaagaagaaaagtctGTCAGGAGGAAAGAAGCGGGGCCGTAAGCCCAAGGAACGGTCCTCTGAGGAGCCAGCATCTAAGCTGCCACCTAACAGGGATGACTGgcccccaggaggcagagacaagggggcCCGAGGCTCTACTGGGAAGAAGGCTGGAACTGGGAAGGCACCTGAAAAGTGA